One segment of Dolichospermum sp. DET69 DNA contains the following:
- a CDS encoding nucleotidyltransferase domain-containing protein produces MAAKHLSTQFLNEITNRLVSALEPEQIFLFGSYAYGEPTEDSDIDLLVIISKSDEPRYRRARQAYKALRGIGIPKDILVMTRSEVELKASVANSLVNQVIHQGKLLYG; encoded by the coding sequence ATGGCTGCCAAGCATTTAAGCACTCAGTTTCTAAATGAAATTACTAACCGACTGGTGAGCGCGCTCGAACCAGAACAGATTTTTTTGTTCGGCTCTTATGCTTACGGTGAACCGACTGAGGATAGCGATATTGATTTATTGGTGATTATCTCAAAATCAGATGAACCACGCTATCGTCGAGCGCGTCAGGCATATAAAGCTTTGCGTGGTATTGGTATTCCAAAAGATATTCTGGTGATGACCCGCTCAGAAGTTGAACTCAAGGCTAGTGTAGCCAACTCACTAGTCAATCAAGTAATACATCAGGGTAAACTCCTGTATGGATAA
- a CDS encoding HEPN domain-containing protein: MDNAKFAETRQWLIKSQRDLKAGYVLLNNEESLLDAVVYHCQQAAEKALKAYLTYQEQVVKKTHDLDVLLDICSLFEPGFHDLKDIADTLTPYATEFRYPGDVIEPERSEAEEALEMATLVIDFVIQKLPSEFDRE, translated from the coding sequence ATGGATAACGCAAAATTTGCAGAAACTAGACAGTGGTTAATCAAGAGCCAGCGAGATTTAAAGGCTGGGTATGTGTTACTTAATAATGAAGAATCTCTGTTGGATGCTGTTGTTTACCATTGTCAACAGGCTGCCGAAAAAGCATTAAAGGCTTATTTGACATATCAAGAGCAGGTAGTCAAAAAAACCCATGATTTGGATGTTTTGTTAGATATCTGTTCATTGTTTGAACCTGGGTTTCATGATTTAAAAGATATAGCGGACACTTTGACCCCTTATGCAACAGAATTTCGATATCCAGGGGATGTAATTGAGCCGGAAAGATCCGAAGCTGAGGAGGCATTGGAGATGGCTACTTTAGTTATAGACTTCGTTATTCAAAAATTGCCAAGTGAATTTGACCGTGAGTAA
- a CDS encoding DUF3596 domain-containing protein → MEQKASQGSVGVETFQDRLKLRLPCHLFGGKQKYLTLGMSDTSENRKLAEAKAKQIESDIAFERFDPTLAKYKPQIHLTLVATTVVS, encoded by the coding sequence GTGGAACAGAAAGCATCTCAAGGTTCAGTCGGTGTCGAAACGTTCCAAGACAGACTCAAACTGCGTTTACCATGTCACTTATTTGGGGGGAAACAAAAGTATCTCACTTTGGGAATGTCAGATACATCAGAAAATCGCAAGCTTGCTGAGGCTAAAGCGAAACAGATAGAATCAGATATTGCATTTGAACGCTTTGACCCGACATTAGCTAAATATAAACCTCAAATTCATTTAACCCTTGTTGCAACAACAGTAGTTAGCTGA
- a CDS encoding metal ABC transporter permease yields MTINYHDLVNLLQFPFMQRAIMGAVLMGILGGLLGSFVTLRQLSFFSHAVGHAALVGVALGVLLNTNPTWMLLPFTLIFGVVVLYLIDKTDLASDSVLSIVLSGALAIGVILTSFIKGYRGNLMGVLFGDILAIDNTDLILTLLVLVGSSVFLLSTLPQQILLTLNPDVAQVQGIPVQLYRYGFVVLLSLAVAVAIKAVGVLLVNAFLVIPAATAKLMSHHFSSFLILSVVVGSISSIAGMMVSGLFNLASGPSIVFVQFLVFVAVFSWVKLTIKVS; encoded by the coding sequence ATGACCATTAACTATCATGACTTAGTGAATTTATTGCAATTTCCTTTTATGCAGCGTGCCATTATGGGTGCTGTATTAATGGGGATATTGGGCGGTTTACTAGGCAGTTTTGTCACTTTACGTCAGTTATCTTTTTTTAGTCATGCGGTTGGTCATGCAGCCTTGGTAGGTGTGGCGTTAGGCGTGCTACTCAACACTAATCCTACTTGGATGTTACTCCCTTTTACTTTAATCTTTGGGGTTGTTGTTCTTTACCTAATTGATAAAACTGATTTAGCTAGTGACAGCGTTCTCAGTATAGTCCTATCAGGGGCGTTAGCAATCGGTGTCATTCTCACCAGTTTTATTAAAGGATATCGCGGTAACTTAATGGGGGTGCTATTTGGCGATATTTTGGCTATAGATAACACAGATTTAATTTTGACGCTGTTGGTACTTGTGGGTAGTAGCGTTTTTTTATTATCAACTCTGCCACAACAGATTTTATTAACTCTTAATCCTGATGTTGCTCAAGTGCAAGGCATACCTGTGCAATTATATCGCTATGGGTTTGTAGTTTTGCTATCCCTCGCGGTTGCTGTAGCGATTAAAGCTGTGGGTGTTTTATTGGTAAATGCGTTTTTGGTAATTCCGGCTGCTACAGCCAAACTCATGAGTCACCATTTCAGCAGCTTTCTGATTCTATCAGTGGTTGTTGGTTCTATTAGTAGTATCGCGGGAATGATGGTTTCTGGGTTGTTTAACCTGGCTTCTGGACCGAGTATTGTTTTTGTGCAGTTTCTGGTATTTGTGGCTGTGTTTAGCTGGGTGAAGTTGACAATAAAGGTTAGCTAA
- a CDS encoding metal ABC transporter ATP-binding protein, which produces MNDEQAEITLPVLKVSGLTVYQNTYLAVRDVSFELLPGTDTAIVGPNGAGKSTLIKAILDLIPRSAGTIAVFGRPIDRLGSLRNQLGYMPQNFIFDRSFPISVSELVALGIGNKKHSFFSSFPKFWQQKRETSAAVTAALHRTDAYRLRNQAIGTLSGGQLKRVLLAYCLVTPRKLLVLDEAFAGVDVQGTTDFYALLNELKREENWTVLQVSHDIDMVSRHCDRVICLNQTLVCSGKPEIALSPQNLLATYGPGFTRYEHHH; this is translated from the coding sequence ATGAATGACGAACAAGCAGAAATTACATTACCAGTATTAAAAGTTTCCGGGTTAACAGTCTACCAAAATACCTATTTAGCTGTGCGAGATGTTTCTTTTGAATTATTACCGGGGACAGATACAGCCATAGTCGGTCCTAATGGGGCTGGGAAAAGTACCTTAATCAAAGCTATTTTAGATTTAATTCCCCGAAGTGCGGGAACAATTGCAGTTTTTGGTCGGCCAATTGACCGATTAGGAAGTTTGCGTAACCAGTTGGGATATATGCCACAAAACTTTATTTTTGATCGCAGTTTTCCGATTTCGGTAAGTGAGTTAGTTGCTTTAGGAATAGGTAATAAGAAACATTCATTTTTCTCATCTTTTCCGAAATTTTGGCAACAAAAACGGGAAACATCAGCAGCAGTCACCGCAGCTTTACACCGGACTGATGCTTATCGCTTGCGAAATCAGGCTATTGGGACTCTTAGTGGTGGTCAATTGAAGCGGGTATTGTTAGCTTACTGTTTAGTAACACCACGAAAATTGTTAGTATTGGATGAAGCTTTTGCTGGGGTAGATGTCCAAGGGACAACAGATTTTTATGCTTTATTAAATGAATTAAAACGAGAAGAGAATTGGACAGTGTTGCAAGTTTCCCATGATATTGATATGGTAAGCCGTCATTGCGATCGCGTCATCTGTCTGAATCAAACTCTTGTTTGTTCTGGTAAACCGGAAATAGCCCTTTCCCCACAAAATCTTCTCGCTACCTATGGACCAGGTTTTACTCGCTACGAACATCATCATTAA
- a CDS encoding zinc ABC transporter substrate-binding protein, with protein MTLIMLSAVYGCNNSNSSEVVKIEQTPAQKLPKTKVVTTFLPVYLFTKAVAGDVADVEILVKPGTEIHEYQGTPTNVKAIATASILIKNGLGLEEFLTDTIKNAENSQLIEIDASQGIQAINKSSPRDTTATGEHDHNHSSGNPHVWLDPVLAKQQIINIRNGLITADPKNKVNYQANAAVYIQELDNLNKEFEQTLKQTPNCTFITFHDAFPYLAKRYQLKQVAVVEIPEKQLSPTDVQKVINTVKKYKVKALFSEPGLDNKLLTSISQDLGLTVQTLDSLETGDTNPQYYFKAMKTNLETLATGCK; from the coding sequence ATGACCTTAATCATGTTGTCAGCAGTTTATGGATGTAATAATAGTAATAGTAGTGAAGTTGTCAAAATAGAACAAACACCAGCACAAAAGTTACCAAAAACCAAAGTAGTTACAACATTTTTACCAGTTTATTTGTTTACTAAAGCGGTAGCTGGAGATGTAGCAGATGTGGAGATTTTAGTTAAGCCTGGTACGGAAATACACGAATATCAAGGGACACCAACTAATGTCAAAGCGATCGCTACAGCCAGTATATTAATAAAAAATGGTTTAGGGTTGGAGGAATTTCTCACAGATACCATTAAAAATGCCGAGAATTCTCAATTAATAGAAATTGATGCTAGTCAAGGTATTCAAGCGATTAATAAAAGTTCCCCGAGAGATACAACAGCAACAGGAGAACATGATCATAATCACTCATCTGGTAATCCCCATGTTTGGTTAGATCCAGTTTTAGCAAAACAGCAAATCATTAATATTCGCAATGGTTTAATTACCGCAGATCCCAAAAATAAAGTCAATTATCAAGCTAATGCAGCGGTATATATTCAGGAATTAGATAATTTAAATAAGGAATTTGAACAAACTCTTAAACAAACACCCAACTGCACCTTTATCACTTTTCATGATGCTTTTCCCTATCTTGCCAAACGTTATCAACTCAAACAAGTAGCTGTGGTAGAAATTCCTGAAAAGCAACTTTCACCCACGGATGTGCAAAAAGTGATAAATACAGTTAAAAAATACAAAGTTAAAGCCTTATTTAGCGAACCGGGGTTAGACAACAAATTACTAACAAGTATTTCTCAGGATTTGGGGTTAACTGTGCAGACTTTGGATTCTTTAGAAACTGGTGATACCAATCCACAGTATTATTTTAAAGCAATGAAAACTAATTTAGAGACGTTAGCCACCGGGTGTAAGTAA
- a CDS encoding iron uptake porin has translation MQKLRTSLITSSTIISAILSITSGAWAETVPANNSEQQVNNNSQEEIVSQVTSVSQLSDVQPNDWAFQALQSLVERYGCIAGYPNGTYRGNRALSRYEFAAGLNACLDRVNELIATATADLTTKQDLATIQKLQAEFSAELATLRGRVDAVEAKTAELEANQFSTTTKLQGQVVAVVSDVLSNKQVNGTDITGKNTTLGSRARIELVSSFTGKDTLFTRIQANNILSPGINTSEGNLFFAGTTGNTTAAIDALFYAFPVGKNTQVKLIANAGAADDVTSTVNLFDGDGAFGAVSTFGTRNPIYGQLGDKGIAINHQFGDKLALSLGYLSGTANNPTPGNGLFDGSYGALAQLTVKPSDRISLGLTYINSYKQPLLTGSNNATSTFDGEAFSSNSYGVQASLGISQKFVLGGWAGYTNSKVLTGTKGDVDTFNYAVTLGFPDLGKKGNLAGVIVGMEPKVTSSSFAGVTKDPNTSYHIEGFYQYKLSDNITLTPAVIWLTAPDHNDTNDNVVIGALRTTFSF, from the coding sequence ATGCAAAAATTGCGGACATCTCTAATTACCAGTTCAACCATTATCAGTGCCATACTGTCTATAACTTCTGGTGCATGGGCAGAAACAGTACCAGCAAATAATTCAGAACAACAAGTTAATAATAATAGTCAAGAAGAGATAGTATCTCAAGTTACCTCCGTATCTCAGTTATCCGATGTCCAACCTAATGATTGGGCGTTTCAGGCTTTGCAATCATTGGTAGAACGCTATGGATGTATTGCAGGTTATCCTAATGGGACTTATCGGGGTAATCGGGCGTTATCACGATATGAGTTTGCAGCCGGTTTAAATGCCTGTTTAGATCGAGTCAATGAATTAATTGCTACTGCTACTGCTGATTTGACGACAAAACAAGATTTAGCCACAATCCAAAAATTGCAAGCGGAATTTTCCGCAGAATTAGCCACCTTACGGGGGCGTGTAGATGCAGTAGAAGCCAAAACTGCTGAGTTAGAAGCCAATCAATTTTCTACTACCACTAAGTTGCAAGGGCAAGTTGTTGCAGTTGTTAGTGATGTTTTATCAAACAAACAAGTTAATGGTACGGACATTACTGGTAAAAATACCACTTTAGGCTCAAGGGCGCGAATTGAACTGGTCAGCAGTTTTACTGGAAAAGATACACTTTTTACCAGAATCCAGGCTAATAATATTCTTAGCCCTGGCATTAATACCTCAGAGGGAAACTTGTTTTTTGCTGGTACTACTGGTAATACCACCGCTGCTATTGATGCTTTATTCTATGCTTTCCCTGTTGGTAAAAATACTCAGGTAAAACTAATTGCTAATGCTGGTGCAGCAGACGATGTTACCAGTACAGTCAACCTGTTTGATGGTGATGGTGCATTTGGGGCTGTGTCTACTTTCGGCACAAGAAACCCGATTTATGGACAATTAGGTGATAAGGGTATAGCCATTAACCATCAGTTTGGTGATAAATTAGCCCTCAGTTTAGGTTATTTGAGTGGTACTGCTAATAACCCCACTCCTGGCAATGGTTTGTTTGATGGGAGTTACGGGGCTTTAGCGCAATTAACTGTTAAACCAAGCGATCGCATTTCTCTGGGTTTAACCTACATCAATTCTTATAAACAACCACTACTCACAGGTAGTAATAACGCCACATCTACCTTTGATGGTGAAGCTTTTTCTAGTAATTCTTACGGTGTCCAAGCATCATTGGGTATTAGTCAGAAATTTGTGCTAGGTGGTTGGGCTGGCTATACCAATAGTAAAGTTTTGACAGGGACAAAGGGAGACGTAGATACTTTTAACTATGCTGTTACTCTTGGTTTCCCAGACTTGGGTAAAAAAGGGAATTTAGCTGGTGTGATAGTTGGTATGGAACCAAAAGTCACAAGTTCTAGTTTTGCTGGAGTTACGAAAGATCCAAATACCTCTTATCACATTGAGGGATTTTATCAATATAAACTCAGCGACAATATCACCCTAACTCCTGCTGTGATTTGGCTAACAGCCCCAGATCACAATGATACCAATGATAATGTAGTGATTGGCGCTTTAAGAACTACTTTCAGTTTCTAA